In Leptodactylus fuscus isolate aLepFus1 chromosome 2, aLepFus1.hap2, whole genome shotgun sequence, one genomic interval encodes:
- the SRSF1 gene encoding serine/arginine-rich splicing factor 1 has translation MSGGGVIRGPAGNNDCRIYVGNLPPDIRTKDIEDVFYKYGAIRDIDLKNRRGGPPFAFVEFEDPRDAEDAVYGRDGYDYDGYRLRVEFPRSGRGAGGRGGGGGGGGGGGGGGGGAPRGRYGPPSRRSEYRVVVSGLPPSGSWQDLKDHMREAGDVCYADVYRDGTGVVEFVRKEDMTYAVRKLDNTKFRSHEGETAYIRVKVDGPRSPSYGRSRSRSRSRSRSRSRSNSRSRSYSPRRSRGSPRYSPRHSRSRSRT, from the exons ATGTCAGGGGGTGGCGTGATTAGGGGGCCGGCGGGCAATAATGACTGCCGAATTTACGTGGGGAATTTGCCTCCTGACATCCGGACCAAGGACATAGAGGACGTGTTCTATAAGTACGGAGCCATTCGCGACATCGATCTGAAGAACAGGCGAGGTGGCCCTCCCTTCGCCTTTGTGGAGTTTGAAGATCCCAG AGATGCTGAAGATGCGGTGTACGGACGTGATGGGTATGATTATGATGGCTACCGCCTACGTGTTGAATTTCCACGGAGTGGTCGAGGggccggaggaagaggaggtggtggtggtggtggtggcggAGGTGGAGGCGGTGGTGGTGGAGCACCACGTGGAAGATATGGACCTCCATCAAGACGCTCAGAGTATAGGGTAGTGGTATCAG GACTACCTCCAAGTGGAAGCTGGCAGGATCTGAAGGATCACATGCGTGAGGCAGGTGATGTATGTTATGCCGATGTTTACCGAGATGGTACTGGTGTCGTGGAATTTGTTCGAAAAGAAGATATGACCTATGCTGTACGGAAACTGGATAACACTAAATTTAGGTCGCATGAG GGAGAAACTGCCTACATTCGGGTAAAAGTTGATGGTCCAAGAAGTCCAAGCTATGGAAGATCGCGTTCTCGCAGTCGTAGTCGTAGCAGGAGTCGTAGTAGAAGCAACAGTCGCAGCCGCAGCTACTCTCCAAGAAGAAGCCGTGGATCCCCTCGCTATTCTCCCCGTCACAGCAGATCCCGTTCACGTACATAA